A single genomic interval of Candidatus Thermoplasmatota archaeon harbors:
- a CDS encoding M28 family peptidase, translating into MRKALVGVLIGFMFVTTALMPSGGGAPATGTGSSSGLSSEEVAILDGLDYTAAWNDLAYLAGLGEKVAGTEAERSAQRYVYDRLSAMAMDKVVLETFPVASWTHYGTTMQIVSNGYEDIQTTTYGDSYSIWGHENHKMYAFGNENGGKTLVAPVVYCGLGTMDEFDAIGDLAGAIALIHRDDNVQGWNNVPAFEASLHGASAAVFYGYFAGADLPEGIKQDSVGGPIPALSISPISATHIKDLMVAGPVILKVDGQVDMLSEKFAESVNVAAYMIGTTRPNEYVVISGHIDCWWAGANDDSSSIAAMLEFARLFSEARKAGTFVNERTLVFCSVGAEEEGGPQGTWYNWLVGSCQLPPIEMGGL; encoded by the coding sequence TTGAGAAAGGCACTAGTTGGAGTATTGATCGGATTCATGTTTGTGACCACGGCGCTCATGCCGTCCGGCGGCGGGGCACCTGCGACGGGCACAGGTAGCTCGTCCGGCCTGAGCAGCGAGGAAGTCGCGATCCTGGACGGACTGGACTACACCGCCGCGTGGAACGACCTCGCGTACCTTGCTGGCCTTGGAGAGAAGGTCGCGGGGACCGAGGCTGAAAGAAGCGCTCAACGGTACGTGTATGACCGGCTGAGCGCGATGGCGATGGACAAGGTCGTATTGGAGACCTTCCCGGTCGCCAGCTGGACACACTACGGGACCACGATGCAAATCGTGTCGAACGGATACGAGGACATCCAGACGACCACATACGGCGACAGTTACTCGATCTGGGGTCATGAGAATCACAAGATGTACGCATTCGGCAACGAGAACGGTGGCAAGACGCTGGTCGCCCCAGTCGTCTACTGTGGGCTCGGCACGATGGACGAGTTCGACGCGATCGGTGACCTCGCAGGAGCAATCGCCCTCATTCACAGGGACGACAACGTCCAGGGATGGAACAACGTCCCAGCGTTCGAGGCTAGCCTGCACGGCGCTTCCGCAGCCGTGTTCTATGGTTACTTCGCCGGGGCCGACCTTCCCGAGGGGATAAAACAGGACTCCGTCGGAGGGCCGATACCGGCACTGTCGATTTCACCGATCTCCGCCACGCACATCAAGGATCTGATGGTGGCTGGTCCAGTCATCCTCAAGGTCGATGGACAGGTGGACATGTTGTCCGAGAAGTTCGCCGAGTCTGTCAACGTGGCTGCCTATATGATCGGCACGACGAGGCCGAACGAGTATGTCGTGATATCGGGCCACATAGACTGCTGGTGGGCGGGCGCGAACGACGACAGCTCGTCGATAGCGGCTATGCTGGAGTTCGCGAGGCTCTTCTCAGAGGCGAGGAAGGCAGGGACGTTCGTGAACGAGAGGACCTTGGTCTTCTGCTCGGTAGGCGCGGAGGAGGAAGGAGGACCACAGGGCACGTGGTACAACTGGCTCGTGGGGTCGTGTCAACTACCACCCATTGAAATGGGTGGCTTGTAA